Genomic DNA from Manihot esculenta cultivar AM560-2 chromosome 15, M.esculenta_v8, whole genome shotgun sequence:
TCAATGACTTCAGGCAATAAGTTCATGCAGAGGAGGAGAGCAATAATTTCTAGCACCATTTGCAGTAGTCTAAGGAATCAAGGGCAGAACATTTACCACCAGAAGATAGAGCTTTTGTGGTCTCATCATCATTAAGAAGTAGCAGTCCACAGAGATCAATTGGGAGGAAATACTAAGGATTAAGGCTGTCCAACAATTTAATTGAGCAGGACTGGGATCAAATCACACTGCAAGCCTAAGAATGTCGGACTCAAAGATTGAAGAACCCCAACAAACCCAGTCGACGAGGACGTCGACCGTTTAAGTGGGGGAGTGtcagggtcatagagttttcagggaccaaaactgtaattttccaaCATTGGAATTCCTAGAAAGCAATATTAGGATAAAATAGTAGAAATTAGTAGGAAGATAATGGCCGAGACAATTTGTTGTAAATCCTTTCCATGTATTTGTTTTAGGGgggtgtcatatgagacatgttgatgtctcctcctgccataGGCCAAGTTGttcttaaggctctttaggggggagtgactagttggccaccagctggggctgggcccagttggctaccgtaggcctacggagatccaagttgtgccttcactccttgtagaccgtcccccctgtctacaagggaggtgagaattattATAACGATTGCATGGATGATAgtgtataattactattttgcccctataataaaataagtagcctgTTCATGAATTTCCATGTTCAGTTCTTATCGTTTGTACCTACTGTGAGGCTTCTGATGGAATGCTGTCTGTTGGCTTCGTTGTTCGTTTATATAACATTGACTAATCAAGGTATTCATGTTCACAGGATATTGGGTGATTCttaaggctgacttggcttgaaggtgttcaagtcaagtgccgcacggttcCTGGCGATTGCTAAAATCTGAAACCGTGACACGGGGGAAATGCAACTGGGTTTAGGAAAAAAACACCATATGAACTAATTATATGCACAACTACAAACTTAAAAAGTTTCAACAAGCATTGCACTTCcagaggagagagagagagagagagaacctACACTAGATTTTGAAGTTCTATCTTGACTGTTTGTAGCAGCTGTAGGCAAAAGCTACTGACACTGCAGCACAGACAACAGCAAGGACTGCGTAAGTATCTTCATGCTCCCAGCTCTCAAACCATGTGGGCATAGCGCAAATCTTACGCGTAGACAACCCTTTTCCACTGTTAATCCGGGATAgtggtctcttgctgctcttctTCTCAGGTGACACATTTACACACTTCTCATTGGCATCTACAGTCTCCTCATGAGGTAAGGCTGGATTCTGGCAGCAGGAAGATTTTCCATTTTGCTGGCAACAATTCACAACTTCTACTTTAGAACTTGTTGCTGCAGTGCATGCTTTGTCTATCTGCGTTTGTGTCAACTTATTAGTTTTCTTTCCCACCTCTGTCTCGCCATTTAGTTGGAGCCTCAGCTCTTGGAATTTGATCTGCTCTTCTTCAGATAAGCCCATCTGACCCCTGGAATCAGCATTCAAATGCTCCATTAAAACAAAATGGgcgtattttattaataatgtatTCAAAATCAAGAGAAATCATAAATTTGTGAACAATTAAAGATGCATGgaattagaaagaaaaaaagcagATGTAGGTATTAGCTTGTTCCAGGTACAACAGCTAATTTCCATGTTCAATCACCTAGTTTCATCATGATTGATAAACCCTTCATTTGGCATGAATGATTTTGtaagaaaagaattcaaatggcTTCTTGCAAAATCATGCATGATTTCATCTTATTACATGATGAAAatttttcaagttaaaaaaagaattgaatcattttattccaaacaagataattacaagaaaataaataaattgaattgaatcattACCAAATTCTTAATCCAAATAAAGGGGAAAGGATCCAAGAAAATCTCTAAATCTTATTATTGATCTATTATACATTCAGCCGCTGCAACCAAGCTGTGATCCCAGGTTGGAAGAAAATTTGAACACAGGAAAATTTAAGTCACCTTAGacatcagaaatttgagaaagtACCTCCATAGCCAGTCTACAACCTCTCCTTTTCCAATATGCTGCTCTAGTAATATGCATACATCATCTGGGGTAACATATCCATACCTGTAGGGTTTTTAAGCTGTTACATTTTGATCGCTTAACTATCTAGAAATGAATCTAATACTGCAGCTATAGAAATGAACAATTAACGGATATATTCAAAATGTAAGGTAtaagaaattgaagaaacatGCAGATCTGCCACTTACCAGTGTCCATTGGTAACTCCACTTGTGCTTGATCCAAATATAATGACATTTCCTGCATACTTATGCCCCCCAATGTGAGAGCATGGGCTAACAGACACTTTACCTCTAAGTCCATGTAATTCTATCTCCTCTTTGAATTTGCTAACCAAAGCAGGCCCACAAGCACCACATCGACGATCTCGGGACCCATGAgaacatacaaaaacataaaaacccttCAGTGCTTCTGGAGTTCCAGGCAGCCAGTCACCATCCTTCACAAGCACTTCCTCAACAAATGTGTCAACATCAAAATGTGTCAATCTCCTGCATCCTTCGCTAAGTTCAAAATCAGTATTAAAGCAGAAATATGTGAATTCAAGAAGAGATCTAGAACAATAAAATCAATCATTGATTGACCTGTATCTGATCATGTCTGGGAAGATTAATACATCCCCATTTGATGTCTCAGTTCCATCATGCCCCTCACATATTGTTAAGCGAGTCTAAATAACAAAATTGGAAATAAGTTTATATGATTGTTCATTTACTTGTTTAAGAAAAAAGAGAGCTCATATAAGTAGACACTTAAAAATGGTCTGAAAAATGGTCTATTGGTAAATATACACAAATTCGTAACTGAAATTCAAATGagatcataaataatttaaatttgaacttAAAAATCttaacaatataattttaaaacttaatgaCGTGATTTAGCCTAACaaccataatttaaaatttgaagacTAAATGCGCACAGAAATACGTACATCAACATGCATACATGTGCAGGAACACAAATGCTGATGTTGCATTAACTACATCTACAGCATGATCTATTAAGCATAATCAACtaaaaatgaaaaacaaaaatgCATGCCAACTAAGTAAATCAAGCCCTTCAAATCTCTCTTGCCAAAAGCAAACTTTCATACTTTTTGTTTTCATGTGGTTTATGAAACAAGAAATTACTAACTGTGCATATAACCAGTGAATTCCACTCATGATCTATAGGCTGTATCTCCTAATTATTCTTCCTCCAAATAAATAAGAGTCTCCGCTACTTGTGCAAACTCCTGTATTTCTTAGATACCAGCATACATCTTAAACTGATTTATGACAAGTATGTTTACGACCAACTTCTCATTACATCCTCGATCCACAAAAAAGATATACCATCATAATTTGCTGAAGTGCTGACATGAATTTGTTTTAATCATAAAAACTTTGCTGTAATGTAAGAATAAAAGAAGTTCAATAATCCCAGGGAGGAAAAGGAAAAAGTTCAAGTCATTGCATTTACAACTTGCAAACAACATCCTTCAATGAGTTTAAGAACAAAACAGAATCAACCTGTATTGGAACCTATTTTAACTTTGAAAGCATCAGTCTTCTGTAGCTaccaaaaatatttcaattaaccAACACTAAGAGAAACAGTGCCAAAATCAACAGAGACCACATCACACCATTAACCATTCATTAACGTACCTGAGTCTAATGAATACGAAGAAACCCACATCAAACCTCAAGTCTAAGAAATCCAAATTGGTTACTTTCAGAAACTCCTACATAATGATACCACAAGTCCCAGTCCGATAAACTGAAAAGAAAACCAACCCACAAAAATATTTCCTACTATCAATCAAACACCTTGAGACAGTACAAAATTCAAATAGTCCATGGTCACTCCTCAGAGACTCGGCCAGTCCAGAAACCACCAAGACATGATTCGAATTTACGGAATACTGAGAGTACCGTGCATCAAAATTGAAGCTATAGGTCACACACAAAATCACATTGGCGATCCAAAATTCATCAAAAGAGACCCACTCCAATGCACTAAATATACAATAACCaagatttttttgaaaaatgaagaaaaatcgACCACTGaaagcaaaaaggaaaaacaaaccTCTTTCTTCATATCACCCTTTCTAGCCGTGACAGCAGCAGAGAGCAGCCTGGGTAATCGATCAAACTCCGCAGCCTCGATCCTTGGCGGCCAGACAGACGGGTTCTTGTAGCATAAGAAGACGTGGCGTTCATAGAACTGCACAGTTCCAGCAAGTGGGCTCTGCCTGAACTCGGGCCTAGAGAAGCCGAACTCCGCATCACTACTGCTGGCGCTATCGTTAAGAAAACCAGTGTCGTTTTGGAAGCTGTTGGAGGCGCTGCCCAGGTGGGAACCAGATGGGTCTGCTGTGAGGAAGGTAGTATCAAGATGGTCAGAAACTGTGATGGGAGAGGATGAGGATGATGGATTATTGGGATATGAAAGCGGATCTTCTCTACTGCTTGCCATTTCAGACAAATAAAAGGAAAGAGCTTTCAGAGAGGGATTGGTACAAAGGAGTTGGGGATGGATTGAGAGGCTTCAGTTCCAATGGACTGGGAAGTGAGGATTTGTTGTACTAGGCTCTTTGACATTATGTTGTTCGACTTATTTCTCACTTCTCCGTTCTTCctaatagaattaaaaataaatgaaaataaaaaccctTCTTTGTCCTTGTCGATTGCtactaatttcttaaaataGTACCCTTTTAATCCATGCATAATTTTTTCAAGGAATATTGTTTGTGGAAAGTGTAAAATAAGAAGTTGCATAATTTCTTACACATTTGTCCTTACACCAGTTTAAAGGAAAACCAGAATAGCAATCCCTTATGAAACTGATAGAAGTTTAACTTATCAATATCATGTGCAAGGAATCGAAGAAGTAGCTAGATGATCACTTATagtattaataaaagaataaccgGTACCTCTGCATAATGAGGTTTTGCAGAGGCTCGAAGCCCATTACGACAAAGCACAGCGCATCATCGCGAAGTCTCATTTTCAAGTTCGAGTTCCCTGATAAGTTTTCATGCTTTCAAAGGTAATTTCACCTTCTCGtccttttttaattatttttctccatTCAAATTTTCGTTTTAAGATATTGACCCCTTTTTCCGATTTGATTAAAGCATGGCTTGATAGCAATTGGAAGAAAATttgattctcttttttttccttttcattttctGAGGATAGATAACAGAAAGCCCCTTTGATTGAAGCTTTAGATGTTtgatctttcttttcctttgcaTTATTGTCCAAAATTAAGGGCAGTTCGTTAATCAATTTGTGGAAATTTCGGCCTTTTTCCCTTTCTGCTCTCCATTCCTCTTTTAAccctatttctttttctttctcattAGTGCTATTCACAGTTGTAGGGGCAAAACATACATTTGAGAAACATTTCATTACAGTCCCATATACTCTGAAATATAAAATGGTTCATCAGTCATATATAATCTGAAACGGAAACTAAGTTGAGAATTATATTGTTCTACGTGGTTACATTCAACACTTAGAATGGTTGAGGTTATCATGTTGGAACAGAAATAGAAGTAGTTATCAATCTGATGTGGAGATTTTTGCCATCTTTCTGTTCCGTGTCCTTAGTTCACTTACTTCTGGTTTTCTAAATTGCTATGTTCTTTTTTGTTACAATATGTTTAGTCAAACTTCTTTAATCTTCTAGAGACTGAATGCATAGGTTTTTGAAAGAGAACATGAATATTTGGATTTCCAGTTCTGTTCCTTAAAGAGGTCATGTTGGTGAAGTTGATAGATAAGCAATGTGCAGATGATCcagaaaattcaaaattagGTGTTTTCTGATTTTTGGCCATCATGTATGCAATGGCCAAACTGATACAATATTGCATGTAGTTGAGATAAATTGATAGACTTGGTTCCGTTTCCCTTACCGAGTTGTCTATCATTCCAACCTGACATGTCTCTAATGTTTCAACTGTATTGCAAATTTCAGATAAAGGGGCCTAGTGGTGATCAAATTCATGATTTCCGCGACAAGATAAGTGATAAGATCGAGTTTATGGCCTGTCAAAGAGGAGTTCACAGTTTTTGTTTCACTAACAAATCACCTTACCATGAAACCATTGACTTTGACGTACATGTTGGCCACTTTTCCTACTATGGTGAGCATGCAAAAGAGAgcattttttcaaatcatgcaaaaatggagaaatattttcaaaaacatgcaggatccgaaaatattttcggattttGTGTGTCAACGCAGCGTGTTCGCCAGTCATACTGGCGAACACGCTTgttcgacacccatggtgtcgaaGAAGGGAGAGTGGTGTCGAACTCTAATTTGCTGAGCTTGTTCGCCACTATGAGTGGCGAACAAGCTCGTCCGGGCCACGGGAGCAGTGCAATCTACTCCCGTGGCATGCCAGCTTGGCGAAAAGAATTGttcgccacttaaagtggcgaaCAATTCTGCTGCGTGGCATGTTCGCCACCTTGGGTGGCGAACATGCTCAAATATCAAAGCTTCCTGCGTGCATGCAGGGTACGGCCCTGCGTGCATGCAGGGTACGGCCCTGCATCAGCTATTCGgcactatttcaaaaaaaaaataaaattattttattaaaataattttaaaataaaaaaataaaatatattatatattttcaaaaaaaataatatattttaattaatatcaataaatatattttaattagcataaaattttattaatttttctaaattttttaaatatatatttactttaaaaattttatttttacaagaaTTTATTCGCCAGCGATGCTGGCGAACAAATTCCTGTGGTATCACATGCATGCAACTGCATGCATGTGATATAAAGAGAAAAGTGTTCGCCACTATAAGTGGCGAACACTTTTCCTCAGTCAACCCTCGTTAGGTGAAGATGCCACTCAGCACAATTGttcgccactttaagtggcgaaCAATTTTTTCCGCCAAGCTGGCGTGCCACAGGAGCAGATTGTACTGCTCCCGTGGCCCGGACGAGCTTGTTCGCCACTCATAGAACTCTCCCTTCttcgacaccatgggtgtcgaacAAGCGTGTTCGCCACTATGACTGGCGAACACGCTGCGTTGAcacagaatccgaaaatattttcggatcctgcatgtttttgaaaatatttctccatttttgcatgatttgaaaaaatgcTCTGCAAAAGACAGACATCAATAATTTCTCACCCCCCTTTTTCAAGTCCCTATGAATAAAGAGGCCAACTTGCTACGGTTAACTTGATATTTGCAGAGCATTTTAGACCTTTGTTAGATCAGACATGCAAGCTAGAGGAGGCTCTTTACAACATTCAATTTGAACAGCATTGGTTGGAGGCCCAGACTGAACGTGATGGGTCCCAGTCAAAGccttaagaaattaattaagaaaaataagaagttTCTGGTTTTTTTTTCCGCCCTACTGCTGCAGCTACAAAGAATTTAAATAGGAAAAGACTCAACAACTTATTCATAACTTAATGGCCACAAACGGCACTCATGAGAGATTCTAGCCATGATTTGTTAACACCAAATATGACTAAGTAaacaactaaaaaaaataacGAATAAATGCTGCAGAATAAACATATCagcatatttaatttaaatacttCTTATTCTTGATGATCGACCGAGTGGACCGCCTCAGGAGTCTATCATTACTCCCCCATCCAAAGGaaccttgtcctcaaggttGGAAGAAGGAAATCGCGCCTGTAGATCTGCAAAGTTCTCCCAAGTGGCATCATCACGATGCAAATGTTTCCACTGAACAAGACATTCTTCTATAACCCGAGAGCCGTTGCGAACCCACCTAGTATCAAGAATTGCTTCAGGTTCCAACATAGCAAATCCTTCATCAGTGAGGTTTGGGAAATCCAATGAAACAGGTACAGCAATGCCAACATGTTTTTTCAAAAGAGAAACATGAAACACTGGATGAACTTTAGAACCAGGAGGTAACTGCAATTTGTAAGCCAAGTTGCCAACTCTTTCTTCTAACCGATATGGTCCATAAAAAcgactgtaacagcccggaaaccggtacctctctgtaacggcccaaactgcttggcgctaggatccagaacggcttaaggccgccagaacccgtagcaagcctaacctgaactccaaatAGCTGAcagaatcccatacatgatccgacataAACAGACAActggaaaacttttctttaaaaactaccagacttaaccttaaaacacgcagatataccaatctgaaatagcccccagggcttacaccagtaatcctgtccgtagagtcacgggaatcaaacccagtcttcccttacggtctgctcttgggtcaagggaatcaaaccctgtcttccctcacagcctggtcttgggtcaagggaatcaaaccctgtcttccctcacagttatattttcactggagttttcgaaacacaacatctattaagcctggtttgactcatttctcatcaagaaacataaaacaggatacatgcatacacaagggattaagCAAACACTAGGCAAAGAACATTCTAAACCATAACACACTGACTTACTATCTATGacatgcctttacatatatctctttaatttacatcatgtccatcctattctattacacaagcaCTCCTTTAGtcaacactctgatgcttctgacttcccagctaactctgaacctgcaaaactgggattacgggaaagggatgagctattagagcccagtgagtagaaacagtaaaacagttcattaatgaCATGCCTCcatgaatgcgtcacagcataaACATTTTatatctcggattagacatgacctcaaaactccctctgtcggtgcccggcccctacGGACTCCTAGGTCACTACATGGACTAACGCCCGGCCCCTCCTATGGAGCTCCCACAGGTCTTATCTAGCCATAACAGATCGTGGCTATTTAAGTCGTCTGGGTCCAATCCCCATCAACaattaatgcaatgcaccatagtcg
This window encodes:
- the LOC110601896 gene encoding uncharacterized protein LOC110601896, coding for MASSREDPLSYPNNPSSSSSPITVSDHLDTTFLTADPSGSHLGSASNSFQNDTGFLNDSASSSDAEFGFSRPEFRQSPLAGTVQFYERHVFLCYKNPSVWPPRIEAAEFDRLPRLLSAAVTARKGDMKKETRLTICEGHDGTETSNGDVLIFPDMIRYRRLTHFDVDTFVEEVLVKDGDWLPGTPEALKGFYVFVCSHGSRDRRCGACGPALVSKFKEEIELHGLRGKVSVSPCSHIGGHKYAGNVIIFGSSTSGVTNGHWYGYVTPDDVCILLEQHIGKGEVVDWLWRGQMGLSEEEQIKFQELRLQLNGETEVGKKTNKLTQTQIDKACTAATSSKVEVVNCCQQNGKSSCCQNPALPHEETVDANEKCVNVSPEKKSSKRPLSRINSGKGLSTRKICAMPTWFESWEHEDTYAVLAVVCAAVSVAFAYSCYKQSR
- the LOC110601576 gene encoding transmembrane emp24 domain-containing protein p24beta2, with amino-acid sequence MLSKIKGPSGDQIHDFRDKISDKIEFMACQRGVHSFCFTNKSPYHETIDFDVHVGHFSYYEHFRPLLDQTCKLEEALYNIQFEQHWLEAQTERDGSQSKP